One Monomorium pharaonis isolate MP-MQ-018 chromosome 4, ASM1337386v2, whole genome shotgun sequence DNA segment encodes these proteins:
- the LOC105828757 gene encoding protein CNPPD1 produces MTNSWRGTNMPASSKDLEHDEFMKRIKKSLYYSKLPVINCLSLPVTELAAELFTEVKSGPTLEKLDVEEASRISRNACVSPCSLVLALLYIERLKNCNPEYLHQVAPSELFLVSLMVASKFLHDDGEEDEVFNKEWANSGQVTISRMNKLEKDFLAAIDWTVLVQHQDFWERLQQLEKNVAYREVHKRRWCTYTELSCLMNTVQLIRIAQTLISVSSICLATYAAGLATLLGSTLVANFIVQSCLPGTSFNSRQSTNLSVNLTTNLTSTDLTDSLINTRSQEIDDDGLPISDSKNDMGYSATVEIKNDDDIASWKWWLNSTMTWLPEYCNLESDVKVANSSNKLCVTNVDFSFNSTQAINTRKMEKIRKTEDFAPEDYRRNVNWKEILDTTLNWLAQDWRRLHYESVFRSPELKIYY; encoded by the exons ATGACGAACAGCTGGCGAGGCACGAATATGCCAGCGAGTTCCAAG GATCTGGAACATGATGAGTTTATGAAAcgcataaaaaaatcattatattattcCAAATTACCAGTGATTAACTGCTTGAGTTTACCAGTTACAG AATTGGCAGCGGAACTTTTTACAGAAGTAAAAAGTGGTCCTACATTGGAAAAACTTGATGTTGAAGAGGCAAGTAGGATTTCTAGAAATGCCTGTGTTTCTCCTTGTTCGCTTGTGTTGGCCTTACTGTACATTGAAAGATTAAAGAACTGCAATCCAGAATATCTTCATCAAGTAGCGCCTTCCGAGTTATTCTTGGTCTCTTTG atgGTAGCCAGTAAATTTCTGCACGATGACGGCGAAGAGGATGAAGTTTTTAACAAGGAGTGGGCAAATTCAGGACAAGTTACTATATCTCGAATGAATAAATTGGAAAAGGATTTTCTTGCTGCAATC GATTGGACTGTATTGGTTCAGCACCAAGATTTTTGGGAAAGACTGCAACAACTAGAAAAGAATGTGGCATATCGAGAAGTACATAAGCGAAGATGGTGCACATATACAGAATTGAGTTGTCTAATGAATACTGTTCAGTTAATTAGAATTGCGCAAACCCTAATAAGTGTCTCTTCGATCTGCCTGGCGACTTATGCTGCCGGATTGGCAACTCTTTTGGGATCCACTTTGgttgctaattttattgtgCAAAGTTGCTTACCTGGAACATCATTCAATTCGAGGCAATCAACGAATCTGTCCGTGAATCTCACGACGAATCTTACATCAACTGATCTAACTGATTCATTGATAAATACGCGATCCCAGGAGATTGACGACGACGGTCTTCCGATTTCCGATTCCAAAAACGATATGGGTTATTCCGCAACTGTGGAAATCAAGAATGATGACGATATAGCCAGTTGGAAATGGTGGTTAAACTCGACGATGACTTGGCTGCCCGAGTATTGCAACTTGGAGAGTGACGTCAAAGTTGCAAATTCCTCCAATAAATTATGCGTCACTAACGTCGACTTCTCATTCAATTCGACACAAGCTATAAATACAAGAAAGATGGAGAAAATCAGAAAAACTGAGGATTTTGCACCAGAGGACTATCGTCGCAACGTGAATTGGAAGGAAATACTGGACACAACTTTAAATTGGCTTGCACAAGACTGGAGACGATTACATTATGAAAGCGTCTTTCGATCaccagaattaaaaatttactattaa
- the LOC105828756 gene encoding general transcription factor 3C polypeptide 1, which yields MYPSYNLVESIVDEVALEGLDGITLQALWLRLTNRLNEPLPFPKAFMEQIWLICKQVKDFLFYKLETPREPLVIFDRYEFVHPELGIILEPPNVPPDIYPHCPIQDAKTGIRGSCSTYYTRKDIKEDVKQASLDEVTEKYGLSLVIVASQQARTRALMGVNVSPILELTLMHYCFLERVGRSRYHGEVTQGKLSLAALKENPKSLFYHRKFLLQHKLITKQVHHQKSAGHCNSGSLLHLTRFYVERKPKMIYLAEQVLDILRSKEHGAAEYDEIKKQLGIENSIKKLFKTAFFQKIVKPDIRLLYRTLYPNAEPNEWQQKNDPTKEKKIRVVQLLYPDVDIADLWNKDDKDEKDEEEDIELDVSNHKFNVPYLQQANAIVEASKSEGISQVFLGRTMGLTKLQSRAFLKNLVKAGITATYMNDIGRQRITRYVSKKFEKRSKLSKQFNKEVRKIKELTKKITSKNEKNLDNQANSQIENEKSMIHEDDQTNEKSCFEHQNDSDISSIDKDKKDEKEKDKYLDANYTIKKETKLKNLFYTVNRILYKYRLSKFRSKYKCTTLKSILKKTKGFDIKTKNFNAKKPKVKFNASSLNLQQIVNAKATSLYNSIKTNLVTQKPVCLGKGVSEVFGFMEAVHNNQTKNANITYRLLKRANMIIEAVKEHQVIDDTAKLMKMICEEESKEGYVVKIDKKSLIRLLQKLAKDNLVKNIKLTLSANGREKNLMFICDPNVDTDHTVIKSAVEQAKVKFCLLASQKAKIMKKAMDKQDKADAVKSTNSKEQLNDLNKKVSKLHTANHKYDAKAGKRYGLSPKFIRMRTVHLLLFYLVYDHPGIPELSQQKQVEILKFNGYEIDDDLIEEFSTIYNNEVNWKMFVPPLPKHNGWSEGWALMCDVLLGMPLSIFTKVHNITFTIPELEHYLNHPIRKHYLVKNLPVTIRNTLLHARKYIFNIHDTITRLAYIGLVQFGPQRLKDKDQVFIYVNRHTELMDTTSSAPSYHKIENKSYPVTKYFFDRMQAVDNYWYDMWNICINTLLGGRQAVQGKDILLEDLTKKTEMINAIKARKTEEAVEKDTGVVPGDRQGAAGIDSAFFAHLKRNWNWSINYSTNNQTSRNHGKSNIGQRDLHLSKIQIKPVKFTEYDGLKKISGPPPPPTTVSANELRKKVQDHLKIGGRKNEALTSHHSSRQKSFVRRVLPRKKSVRKPRLKYDEDDYRAMQRMDKLRVDWDSHEDNILLVCKVATTYLSPNPRKQMVGFVAVRDVLRQYSYTSYNKTSRACQRRLMYMLRQPRTVNSVMLGVEEIKQDPYVDSRYGGTMDRLKSECSNSVEYEKRLTEIFKELVGYIVKTYYDIAEIKPKKHMVMPKTVQEFNLLFEVFHPMKPYYNHGFTKDIRNINDIHSATLNSVIHSSMCCGKDRRSWAYQLFMVYQHYSEALLKQAMNKIRSDQLVTIKKHHLATIKKYGNYMPMSSSQYQLSINYIYKFQTKWTYDAFKETYDVFEKLLQWYSEHKNVVSSQEQEAIFNGVEIPVSSGIICVMHDLLTRDQIDFDIEMPDQIIMLDARYQGKDETYFRAAQKYQDILTRLYRFKFENVAAQKAAQKAAVSETEESYETQENSLKRKRPVENDDLEESESKISRQNEESNERKQKENKQEVIDKTQFEQNGDISTNVNQSSLHECSNLEETNLKDLCSHEQSGKKTHAKCSSRKRSANIELDNEDQCSKRIRLNSDDSMDLEDLDESEESRLLEEECERLCEDFDSIEKLFPTNEFKDEEASSMQSNVIDMTLVPRRVSEILKNMLPERSYFNSHTKVEDTTDVQKKYTRIAMLKMREELDDLSVTDSHHAHEYFVVNNFRMFYSLEMSPSSSTEASGALLNDVESFKGYSVPSQLVPLRIGTVNNFLDKLNRTAIFPKSGISYTDYKNEIVTKKKEIAVVWKYVDAIYEFVHEKKEIGVTSQELLDKFFDEQKEDLYKAVSLLVDNYIFLRCGVTKPRYIHHRYLDPWLIHSCKIFRLEQESLVPFKDSIYATMQQGETIETNIETEAKDTIETNVDMEAKDTDLHNDANEKHETDNMIASTSSANQESDEKKTEKVDLINEENGNKEDCEINEESISHTRKRKQRIRSHSQKDLYKSAQQLDFTTTEEIRVMIKPWIRIDGVVHRKVLDRMLGAVLSYCLLHPGLTMAKMQSRFVPVLQPFHTRELVEMLIKLGCLKSKLLKKTRVTLFSPPPVINLSDLTADTVGWFTEDEIILEPTTDAILKFSIFLSTRTYSTDFMP from the exons ATGTATCCGTCGTATAATTTAGTAGAGTCGATTGTTGACGAGGTTGCCCTGGAAGGGTTAGACGGCATTACTTTACAAG CATTATGGCTACGACTAACAAACAGATTAAATGAGCCATTACCATTTCCAAAGGCTTTTATGGAACAGATATGGTTAATATGTAAGCAAGTGAAggattttctattttacaaattgGAGACGCCCAGAGAGCCACTTGTGATATTTGATCGTTATGAGTTTGTGCATCCTGAACTTGGTATTATACTCGAACCA CCAAATGTTCCACCAGATATTTATCCTCATTGTCCTATTCAAGATGCTAAGACAGGTATACGAGGATCTTGTTCTACGTATTACACAAGAAAAGACATCAAAGAAGATGTGAAACAAGCAAGTTTAGACGAAGTGACAGAAAAGTATGGATTAAGTTTGGTGATTGTAGCATCTCAGCAAGCTAGGACACGTGCCTTAATGGGTGTTAACGTAAGTCCAATATTGGAACTAACGCTCATGCACTATTGCTTCTTGGAGAGAGTAGGACGATCTCGATACCATGGCGAGGTCACGCAAGGCAAGCTCAGTTTAGCTGCGCTTAAAGAGAATCCGAAGAGCTTGTTTTATCACCGAAAGTTTCTGCTGCAGCACAAATTAATTACCAAGCAGGTCCACCATCAGAAGAGCGCCGGTCATTGCAATAGTGGTAGTCTTTTGCATTTGACGCGCTTTTATGTGGAACGAAAGCCAAAGATGATCTATCTGGCAGAGCAGGTTCTTGACATTTTAAGATCGAAAGAACACGGTGCAGCTGAGTACGACGAGATAAAAAAGCAACTTGGAATCGAGAATTCtatcaagaaattatttaaaactgctttctttcaaaaaattgtaaagccAGACATTAGATTATTATACAGAACTTTGTATCCCAATGCAGAACCTAATGAATGGCAGCAAAAGAATGATCCTACAAAGGAGAAAAAGATTAGGGTTGTGCAGCTATTATATCCAGATGTCGACATTGCTGATCTATGGAACAAGGATGATAAGGATGAGAAGGATGAGGAAGAAGATATTGAATTGGACGTATCTAATCATAAGTTTAATGTTCCTTATCTGCAGCAAGCGAATGCTATTGTTGAAGCTAGTAAATCAGAAGGTATATCTCAAG tgtttttggGAAGAACGATGGGCCTTACTAAACTACAATCTAGAGCATTTCTGAAGAATTTGGTAAAAGCGGGTATTACTGCAAcatatatgaatgatattggCCGGCAAAGGATTACAAGATATGTGTCAAAGAAATTTGAGAAACGTAGCAAACTAAGTaagcaatttaataaagaagtaCGTAAGATTAAGGAGCTCACTAAGAAAATAACTAGCAAGAATGAAAAGAATCTGGATAATCAAGCAAACTCTCAaatagaaaacgaaaaatccATGATCCACGAAGATGATCAGACAAATGAAAAATCTTGTTTTGAGCATCAGAATGATAGTGATATATCAAGTattgataaagataaaaaagacgaaaaagaaaaagataaatatctaGATGCAaattatactattaaaaaggaaacaaaattgaagaatttgttttatacaGTCAAcagaattttgtataaataccGCTTATCAAAATTTCGATCTAAATACAAATGCACAACATtgaaatctatattaaagAAGACAAAGGGTTTTGATATCAAGACAAAGAATTTCAATGCAAAGAAACCGAAAGTGAAGTTTAATGCTTCATCTCTAAATTTGCAGCAAATTGTAAATGCCAAAGCCACATCACTGTATAACAGTATAAAAACGAATTTGGTGACGCAAAAGCCCGTTTGTTTGGGAAAAGGAGTTAGTGAAGTGTTTGGTTTTATGGAAGCTGTACATAATAATCAGACGAAAAACGCTAATATTACATACAG ATTGTTAAAGCGTGCCAACATGATAATCGAGGCAGTGAAAGAACATCAAGTGATTGATGATACAGCGAAACTCATGAAAATGATCTGCGAGGAGGAAAGTAAAGAGGGTTATGTTGTGAAGATTGACAAGAAGTCTCTCATAAGACTTTTGCAGAAACTTGCTAAAGATAACCTGGTGAAGAACATCAAATTAACTTTAAGCGCAAATGGACGTGAAAAGAACTTGATGTTTATTTGTGATCCTAACGTCGATACTGATCATACAGTGATCAAGTCAGCTGTCGAGCAGGCGAAAGTCAAGTTCTGTTTATTAGCTTCTCAGAAGGCAAAGATCATGAAAAAAGCAATGGATAAACAGGATAAGGCGGATGCTGTTAAATCGACGAACTCTAAGGAACAATTAAATGATCTCAATAAGAAAGTGTCCAAATTGCATACCGCAAATCACAAGTACGATGCTAAGGCTGGCAAACGTTACGGTCTCAGCCCGAAATTTATCAGAATGCGGACTGTgcatcttcttcttttttatttagtctACGATCATCCTGGTATACCGGAATTGTCCCAGCAAAAACAGGTGGAAATTCTCAAGTTTAATGGATACGAGATTGACGACGATCTCATCGAGGAATTTAGCACTATTTATAACAACGAAGTAAATTGGAAGATGTTTGTTCCACCTTTGCCTAAACACAATGGATGGTCCGAAGGTTGGGCGCTAATGTGCGACGTTCTATTAGGGATGCCTTTGTCGATTTTTACTAAGGTACATAATATCACTTTTACGATTCCGGAGTTGGAGCATTATTTAAACCATCCAATCAGGAAACATTATCTCGTCAAGAATCTTCCG gtTACTATACGTAATACGCTCTTGCATGCGCGAAagtatatattcaatatccaTGATACAATAACAAGATTAGCTTACATTGGTCTGGTCCAGTTTGGTCCACAACGGCTGAAAGACAAAGATCAAGTGTTTATCTACGTGAATCGACACACGGAATTGATGGACACAACTTCTTCGGCACCGAGCTAtcacaaaattgaaaataaatcatatcCGGTgaccaaatatttctttgatcgCATGCAG GCCGTCGACAATTATTGGTACGATATGTGGAATATTTGCATTAATACACTACTTGGCGGTAGACAGGCGGTACAAGGCAAGGACATTCTACTTGAGGATCTAACCAAGAAGACTGAAAtgataaatgcaattaaagcaCGCAAAACTGAAGAGGCTGTGGAAAAGGATACTGGTGTAGTTCCCGGAGATCGGCAAGGAGCGGCTGGTATTGACTCAGCTTTCTTTGCGCATTTGAAACGCAATTGGAACTGGTCAATCAATTATTCTACAAATAATcag ACTTCTAGAAATCATGGAAAATCCAACATAGGTCAACGAGATTTGCATTTAtcgaaaattcaaataaaaccAGTTAAGTTTACGGAGTACGATGGTTTAAAGAAGATCTCGggaccgccgccaccgcctACTACTGTCAGCGCAAATGAATTGCGGAAGAAAGTTCAGGATCATCTCAAAATCGGGGGAAGGAAAAATGAGGCCCTGACATCGCATCACTCTAGCAGACAAAAATCCTTTGTGCGGCGTGTGTTGCCACGTAAAAAAAGTGTACGGAAGCCTCGTCTCAAGTACGACGAGGACGACTATCGCGCGATGCAGCGAATGGATAAGTTACGAGTAGATTGGGACTCTCACGAAGATAACATTCTGCTGGTGTGTAAAGTAGCAACGACCTACTTATCGCCGAATCCACGCAAGCAGATGGTCGGCTTTGTAGCGGTGCGAGATGTACTGCGACAATATTCCTACACTTCATACAACAAGACTTCGCGCGCTTGTCAGCGCCGGTTGATGTACATGTTGCGACAGCCACGTACGGTGAACAGCGTCATGCTGGGTGTCGAGGAGATCAAACAGGATCCGTACGTCGACAGTCGATACGGCGGCACGATGGACAGACTAAAAAGCGAGTGCTCGAACTCGGTAGAATACGAGAAGCGGCTGACAGAGATTTTTAAGGAGCTTGTTGGTTATATCGTTAAGACATATTATGACATTGCGGAGATTAAACCAAAGAAGCATATGGTGATGCCGAAGACCGTACAGGAATTTAATCTTCTTTTCGAGGTATTCCATCCGATGAAACCGTATTATAATCATGGTTTCACAAAGGATATACGAAACATAAATGACATTCATTCAGCGACTCTCAATTCTGTTATACACAGTTCTATGTGTTGTGGAAAGGATAGGCGTTCTTGGGCTTATCAACTTTTTATG gTATATCAACACTATTCGGAGGCTCTTTTAAAACAAGCAATGAATAAGATTAGATCGGATCAATTGGTGACTATAAAGAAGCACCACTTGGCGACTATTAAGAAATATGGCAATTATATGCCGATGAGCAGTTCACAGTATCAACTGAGTATTAATTACATCTACAAGTTCCAGACCAAATGGACTTATGATGCCTTCAAGGAGACCTACGATGTCTTCGAGAAATTACTGCAATGGTATTCCGAGCACAAAAATGTTGTTTCCTCACAGGAACAGGAAGCAATATTCAACGGCGTTGAAATTCCAGTTTCCAGTGGCATCATTTGTGTTATGCATGATCTTCTAACACGCGATCAAATTGACTTTGACATCGAGATGCCGGACCAAATTATTATGCTGGACGCGAGATATCAAGGCAAGGACGAAACTTATTTTAGAGCTGCTCAAAAATATCAGGATATTTTGACAAGACTTTATCgctttaaatttgaaaacgttGCCGCCCAGAAGGCCGCTCAAAAAGCCGCAGTTTCTGAAACGGAAGAATCTTATGAAACACAggaaaattctttgaaaaggAAGAGACCTGTCGAAAACGATGATCTTGAAGAATCAGAGTCGAAGATTTCTCGTCAAAACGAGGAAAGCAACGAAAGAAAACAAAAGGAAAACAAACAAGAAGTAATTGATAAAACCCAATTTGAGCAAAATGGAGATATATCAACCAATGTGAACCAATCATCACTTCACGAATGTAGTAATCTTGAAGAGACGAATCTAAAGGATCTTTGTTCTCACGAGCAAAGTGGAAAGAAAACTCATGCAAAATGTTCATCAAGAAAGAGATCTGCCAATATTGAACTGGATAACGAAGATCAGTGCTCTAAAAGAATAAGATTAAACTCTGACGATTCGATGGATCTCGAAGACTTAGATGAAAGCGAAGAATCAAGGCTTCTCGAAGAAGAATGTGAACGATTATGCGAAGATTTTGACAGCATTGAAAAACTATTTCCGACAAATGAATTCAAGGACGAAGAAG CTTCTTCGATGCAATCGAATGTAATCGATATGACTTTGGTTCCTCGACGTGTCAGCGAAATTCTCAAAAACATGTTGCCTGAGAGAAGTTACTTTAATTCCCATACTAAGGTAGAAGATACGACTGACGTTCAAAAGAAATATACTAGAATAGCTATGTTGAAAATGAGGGAAGAACTAGATGATCTTTCAGTAACCGACAGTCATCACGCGCACGAATACTTTGTGGTTAATAACTTCAGAATGTTCTATAGCTTGGAAATGTCACCATCTTCAAGTACTGAAGCATCTGGAGCGTTGTTAAATGATGTTGAAAGTTTTAAAGGTTACTCAGTACCTAGTCAATTAGTGCCGCTGAGAATTGggactgtaaataattttctcgaCAAATTAAATCGAACTGCTATTTTTCCGAAGAGCGGTATCTCTTACACGGACTACAAGAATGAGATTGTgacaaagaaaaaggaaatagCAGTTGTTTGGAAATATGTCGATGCGATATATGAGTTCGTTcacgagaaaaaagaaattggcgTCACTTCGCAAGAATTGCtg GATAAGTTCTTCGATGAGCAAAAAGAAGACTTGTACAAGGCAGTTTCGCTTTTAGtagacaattatatatttttacgttgTGGCGTCACCAAGCCGCGCTATATCCACCATCGTTATTTGGATCCTTGGTTAATTCATTCTTGCAAGATATTTCGACTTGAACAAGAATCTTTAGTGCCATTCAAGGACAGTATATATGCCACAATGCAGCAAGGAGAAACAATTgagacaaatattgaaacagaGGCGAAAGATACAATTGAGACAAATGTTGACATGGAGGCGAAAGACACAGATCTCCATAACGATGCAAatgaaaaac ATGAAACAGATAATATGATAGCATCAACATCATCGGCTAACCAAGAAAGTGATGAGAAGAAAACCGAAAAAGTGGACTTAATTAATGAGGAAAATGGAAACAAGGAAGACTGCGAGATAAATGAGGAGAGTATCTCACAcacgagaaaaagaaagcaaaGGATACGTTCACATTCACAAAAGGACTTGTATAAATCTGCTCAGCAGTTAGATTTTAC AACTACCGAAGAAATAAGAGTAATGATAAAACCATGGATACGTATAGACGGTGTGGTGCATCGCAAAGTTCTAGATCGAATGTTAGGTGCAGTTCTGAGTTATTGTTTGCTCCATCCTGGGCTCACGATGGCGAAAATGCAAAGCAGATTTGTTCCTGTTTTACAGCCTTTCCATACACGTGAATTAGTTGAA atGTTGATAAAGTTGGGATGTTTAAAGAGTAAGCTCTTGAAGAAGACGCGCGTTACTCTGTTCTCTCCACCGCCTGTAATTAACCTTAGTGATTTAA ctGCGGATACCGTTGGTTGGTTCACTGAAGATGAAATAATACTTGAGCCTACCACAGATGCTATATTGAAGTTCAGTATATTCTTAAGTACGAGAACGTACAGTACAGATTTTATGCCGTAA